In Mesorhizobium sp. 113-3-3, a genomic segment contains:
- a CDS encoding chloride channel protein, with protein MLSRNQPQVYARRLRAVLLRSIPLLEARGIAVVILAGVVGVMAGILVTAMSQIVQDLHGLLFGVQPGGRLSGMFSLGNPMQALIPAVGGALLGLTVIWLRLRKFRTPVDPIEANALYGGRMSLTDTFIIAGQTMISSGFGASVGLEAGYTQVGSGLASRLARIFRLRRNDVRILVGCGAAGAIAAAFDAPLTGAFYGFELVIGIYSVANVAPVMTAAISASLTAEMFGGVPFPLELSGLPQLTPGQYVPFLLLGLLGGAASIAIMQLVTLIERGFNRLSVDASLRPVIGGVIVGLLGLITPQVLSSGHGALHREFAMNYGLTVVASVFVLKLAASAISLGSGFRGGLFFASLFLGALLGKAFAGVMALVSPATGIDPSVAAVVGMTSLAVGVVGGPLTMTFLALESTRDLTLTGVVLAASIMAAILVRETFGYSFSTWRFHLRGETIRSAHDVGWMRSLTVGSMMRKDIKTIDASTTLADFRRQIPLGSAQRVIAVDPGDQYVGVLIVAELHSDPGAGEVPVRDLAQYKDAVLVPSMNVQAAAETFQRAGAEELAVVEDFTDHIVLGLLTEGHLMRRYAEELEKARRDLSGEG; from the coding sequence GTGCTTTCCAGAAACCAGCCACAAGTCTATGCCCGCCGGCTGCGCGCGGTGCTTCTGAGATCCATTCCGCTGCTCGAGGCGCGCGGCATCGCCGTGGTCATCCTGGCGGGCGTCGTCGGCGTCATGGCGGGCATATTGGTCACCGCGATGAGCCAGATCGTGCAGGATCTGCACGGGCTGTTGTTCGGCGTTCAACCCGGCGGCCGGCTTTCCGGCATGTTCTCGCTCGGCAATCCCATGCAGGCGCTGATACCGGCGGTCGGCGGCGCCCTGCTCGGGTTGACGGTGATCTGGCTGCGGCTGCGGAAATTCCGCACTCCGGTCGATCCGATCGAGGCCAACGCGCTCTATGGCGGGCGCATGTCGCTGACCGATACGTTCATCATCGCCGGCCAGACCATGATCTCCAGCGGCTTCGGCGCCTCGGTCGGTCTCGAAGCCGGCTACACGCAGGTCGGATCCGGCCTGGCCTCGCGGCTGGCGCGCATCTTCCGGCTGCGTCGCAACGATGTCCGCATCCTGGTCGGCTGCGGCGCGGCCGGCGCCATCGCCGCCGCTTTCGACGCGCCGCTGACCGGCGCCTTCTACGGTTTCGAACTCGTCATCGGCATCTATTCGGTCGCCAATGTCGCGCCGGTCATGACGGCGGCGATCTCGGCCTCGCTGACCGCGGAAATGTTCGGCGGCGTGCCGTTTCCGCTCGAGCTTTCAGGGCTGCCGCAACTGACCCCCGGCCAGTACGTGCCGTTCCTGCTGCTCGGGCTGCTGGGCGGTGCGGCCTCGATCGCCATCATGCAACTGGTGACGCTGATCGAACGCGGTTTCAACAGGCTGTCGGTCGATGCCTCGCTGCGCCCCGTCATCGGCGGCGTCATCGTCGGCCTCTTGGGGCTGATCACGCCGCAAGTGCTGTCCAGCGGCCATGGCGCGCTGCACCGCGAATTCGCCATGAACTATGGGCTGACCGTGGTGGCCAGCGTCTTCGTGCTCAAGCTAGCGGCGTCAGCCATCTCGCTTGGTTCGGGTTTTCGCGGCGGCCTGTTCTTCGCCTCGCTGTTCCTCGGGGCGCTGCTCGGCAAGGCATTCGCCGGCGTGATGGCGCTGGTCTCGCCGGCGACCGGCATCGACCCTTCGGTCGCCGCCGTCGTCGGCATGACCTCGCTTGCCGTCGGTGTCGTCGGCGGCCCGCTGACCATGACCTTCCTGGCGCTGGAATCGACCCGCGACCTGACGCTCACCGGCGTCGTGCTGGCGGCCTCGATCATGGCGGCGATCCTGGTGCGCGAGACCTTCGGCTATTCCTTCTCGACATGGCGCTTCCATCTGCGCGGCGAGACGATCCGCAGCGCCCACGATGTCGGCTGGATGCGCAGCCTCACCGTCGGCTCGATGATGCGTAAGGACATCAAGACCATCGATGCCTCGACGACGCTGGCGGATTTCCGCAGGCAGATCCCGCTGGGTTCGGCCCAGCGCGTCATCGCCGTCGACCCGGGCGATCAGTATGTCGGCGTGCTGATCGTGGCTGAGCTGCACAGCGACCCCGGCGCCGGCGAGGTGCCGGTGCGCGATCTCGCTCAGTACAAGGATGCCGTCCTGGTGCCGAGCATGAACGTGCAGGCCGCCGCCGAGACGTTCCAGCGCGCCGGCGCCGAGGAACTGGCGGTCGTCGAGGATTTCACCGATCATATCGTGCTCGGCCTGCTGACCGAGGGGCACCTCATGCGGCGCTATGCCGAGGAGCTTGAAAAGGCGCGCCGGGACCTGTCGGGCGAAGGGTAG